In Leptospira stimsonii, a single window of DNA contains:
- a CDS encoding substrate-binding periplasmic protein — protein sequence MFEKISSNRISFLILLGFYSFWNLTVSLNAEESTFKFYNSSRLKEILERGELRVAGNQADEPFYVVNAKEGFPGFDYELGKLYADFLGVKFKFISYPEFAEYAEAIKKKDADIALSGISSNLERSKKVRFSSAYLISTPAALIRKTALPPPPEGSIITTQSFRSILDLQDVSGVTFAVRSFSNRHEYLLKNFKNNRIFTYGDTPSAWEAVKNGTANCLVADSFYIKGILLKDKSVASNFRPLLEQVQREDISAAFPLSDPVFVRNFDFFISELTRSGALRELEDKYFNKSDWVP from the coding sequence ATGTTTGAAAAAATTTCAAGTAATCGCATTTCTTTTTTGATTCTCCTTGGATTTTATTCTTTCTGGAATCTAACGGTTTCTTTGAATGCAGAAGAATCTACATTCAAGTTTTATAATTCTTCTCGGTTGAAGGAAATATTGGAAAGGGGAGAACTGAGGGTCGCAGGGAATCAAGCGGACGAACCGTTTTATGTAGTCAATGCGAAAGAAGGATTTCCAGGTTTTGATTATGAATTGGGGAAGTTGTATGCGGATTTTCTGGGTGTAAAATTCAAATTCATTTCTTATCCAGAGTTTGCCGAATATGCGGAGGCGATCAAAAAAAAAGACGCTGATATCGCCCTTTCCGGAATCTCGAGCAATTTGGAAAGATCCAAAAAGGTTCGTTTCAGCTCGGCTTATCTGATCTCCACACCGGCCGCATTGATCCGAAAGACCGCTCTTCCTCCTCCTCCGGAAGGAAGTATCATCACGACTCAGAGTTTTAGAAGCATTCTCGACTTACAAGACGTAAGCGGAGTCACCTTTGCGGTTCGTTCCTTTTCCAATCGTCACGAATACCTTCTTAAAAACTTTAAGAACAATCGAATCTTTACCTACGGAGATACTCCGTCCGCTTGGGAAGCCGTGAAAAATGGAACCGCAAATTGTCTTGTCGCCGATTCTTTTTATATCAAGGGAATTTTACTCAAAGACAAATCGGTCGCTTCGAATTTTCGACCTCTTTTGGAGCAAGTGCAGAGAGAAGATATAAGCGCCGCGTTTCCACTATCCGATCCCGTCTTCGTGCGGAATTTCGATTTTTTTATTTCGGAACTCACGCGCTCTGGCGCCTTACGAGAGTTAGAGGATAAGTATTTTAATAAATCGGATTGGGTTCCTTGA
- a CDS encoding DUF1858 domain-containing protein — MTEVVKPRFYKEMTVGEAMSVHPEAGLVFSSYHLGGCSHCSINELETIEQVCMGYGVEVEVLVESLNNLLEDSED, encoded by the coding sequence ATGACAGAAGTGGTCAAGCCAAGATTTTACAAAGAAATGACTGTGGGTGAAGCCATGTCCGTTCACCCGGAAGCCGGGCTCGTTTTTTCAAGCTATCATTTGGGCGGATGTTCTCACTGTTCCATCAACGAACTCGAAACCATTGAGCAAGTTTGTATGGGTTACGGCGTGGAAGTGGAAGTTCTTGTGGAAAGCCTAAACAACCTCCTCGAAGATTCCGAAGACTAA
- a CDS encoding acetoacetate--CoA ligase, whose product MHQELWAPSSQQIESSNLIRYQKFLKEKKDLQFANFEELRSWSVKEIGAFWESIWNFSGILSSHPYEAAYQKAENFSDSRFFPGAKLNFAENLLRRKDSFPALIYRGEDGSRRELSYSELRSYVGALAKDLKKRGVLPGDRVAGLMPNVPETVIAMLAATSIGAIWSSCSPDFGAKGVLDRFGQIEPKILFTTDRYSFKGKDLSLAENLTQILSSIPSLEAVIVSDYKNGILHFKNQTRTLLPENFPKKNIQFLESILQENFGTEPEFYQVGMDHPVYIMYSSGTTGLPKCMVQGAGVLLNHWKELVLHTDLKEGERIFYYTTCGWMMWNWLVSSLSVGATVVLFDGNPFHPGPEILFQIAAEEKVNVFGVGAKYILTLEKSGFQPKGLDLSSMRAVLSTGSPLTSSGFQYVYQNWKSDLQLSSISGGTDLNGCFALGNPILPVYAGEIQCRGLGMDVEIWDESGKSVIEEKGELVCKQPFPSMPLTFWKDPEGKKYKSAYFETFPGVWCHGDFAELKKNGGLVVYGRSDATLNPGGVRIGTADLYSLIETFSEVADSVIIGQDWKEDVRIVLFLKMANGKALEDSLIQTLKKEIRDKVSPRHVPSKIVAVPDIPYTINMKKVEIAVKRTVQGEPVTNKEALSNPECLEYYKNIKELNED is encoded by the coding sequence ATGCATCAAGAGCTGTGGGCGCCTTCCTCTCAACAAATCGAGTCCTCCAATTTAATCCGTTATCAAAAATTCTTAAAAGAAAAGAAAGATCTTCAGTTTGCAAACTTTGAAGAACTTCGCTCCTGGTCCGTAAAGGAGATCGGGGCCTTTTGGGAAAGTATCTGGAACTTTTCCGGAATCCTTTCCTCTCACCCGTACGAGGCGGCCTATCAAAAAGCGGAGAATTTCTCCGATTCACGTTTTTTTCCCGGAGCGAAACTCAACTTTGCAGAGAACCTCTTGAGAAGAAAGGATTCCTTTCCGGCCTTGATCTACAGAGGAGAGGACGGCTCCAGGAGAGAACTCAGTTATTCGGAATTGAGAAGTTACGTAGGAGCTCTCGCAAAAGATCTCAAAAAAAGAGGAGTCCTTCCCGGAGATCGAGTCGCGGGTTTGATGCCCAACGTTCCCGAAACCGTCATTGCGATGCTTGCGGCGACATCGATCGGAGCGATCTGGAGTTCTTGTTCCCCCGATTTCGGAGCGAAAGGAGTTCTCGATCGTTTCGGACAAATCGAACCGAAGATCCTTTTTACCACGGATCGTTATTCCTTTAAGGGAAAGGATCTTTCTCTCGCGGAGAATCTGACTCAGATTCTTTCTTCGATTCCGTCACTCGAAGCCGTGATCGTCTCCGATTATAAAAACGGGATTCTCCATTTTAAGAATCAGACCCGAACTCTCCTTCCCGAGAATTTTCCAAAGAAGAATATTCAATTTTTAGAAAGTATTCTCCAGGAGAATTTTGGAACGGAACCCGAGTTTTATCAGGTTGGAATGGATCATCCGGTGTATATCATGTATTCTTCCGGAACGACCGGTCTTCCGAAGTGTATGGTGCAAGGCGCGGGAGTTCTTCTCAATCACTGGAAGGAACTCGTTCTTCATACTGATCTCAAAGAAGGAGAACGGATCTTTTATTATACCACCTGCGGTTGGATGATGTGGAACTGGCTCGTGAGTTCTTTATCGGTAGGAGCTACGGTGGTTTTGTTCGACGGTAATCCGTTTCATCCGGGTCCGGAGATTCTCTTTCAGATCGCCGCCGAAGAAAAAGTCAACGTATTTGGAGTCGGAGCGAAATACATTCTTACGTTGGAGAAGTCGGGATTTCAACCGAAGGGTTTGGATCTTTCTTCGATGAGGGCCGTTCTTTCCACGGGTTCTCCACTGACTTCTTCCGGATTTCAATACGTCTATCAAAATTGGAAATCGGATCTTCAACTTTCTTCGATCTCGGGGGGAACCGATCTCAACGGGTGTTTTGCATTGGGGAATCCAATTCTTCCCGTATACGCGGGCGAAATTCAGTGCAGAGGTCTGGGGATGGATGTGGAAATCTGGGATGAATCCGGAAAGTCGGTGATCGAAGAAAAAGGAGAGCTCGTCTGTAAACAACCGTTCCCATCAATGCCTCTTACTTTTTGGAAAGACCCGGAGGGAAAAAAATATAAGTCGGCCTATTTTGAAACGTTTCCGGGAGTTTGGTGTCACGGAGATTTTGCAGAGTTAAAAAAGAACGGAGGTCTTGTCGTCTACGGACGTTCGGATGCGACCCTCAATCCGGGTGGAGTAAGAATCGGGACTGCGGATCTTTATAGTCTGATCGAAACTTTTTCGGAGGTTGCGGATTCCGTGATCATCGGTCAGGATTGGAAAGAAGACGTGCGGATCGTTTTGTTTTTGAAGATGGCGAACGGAAAAGCTTTGGAAGATTCTTTGATACAAACCCTAAAGAAAGAAATTCGTGATAAGGTTTCTCCAAGACATGTTCCTTCGAAGATCGTGGCGGTTCCCGATATTCCTTATACGATCAATATGAAAAAGGTCGAAATCGCCGTGAAACGGACGGTCCAAGGTGAACCCGTTACGAACAAAGAAGCGTTGAGCAATCCTGAATGTTTAGAATATTATAAAAATATAAAAGAGTTGAACGAAGATTGA
- a CDS encoding lytic transglycosylase domain-containing protein, with protein MNFRKMTRFRFRYLLWLLLPLSFQLVLAPLAGALGQKTTFLDEETVELKTIQTYILEVRPSLSKESLQRLSQVILQESRRLELESCTFRCSDSDKVSLLIGLIHLESEFKATARSPKGARGFMQIMPSTASWLSKKEGWKTSEEDLHKPEVNIHLGVSYLNDLLEQRKGNTEKALLSYNAGPAAVDRWGGVPEYNQIILSNQSRYLELREEVANNLR; from the coding sequence GTGAATTTTCGCAAGATGACCCGATTTCGATTTCGTTATCTCCTTTGGTTGCTCTTACCTTTGAGCTTTCAACTCGTTCTTGCCCCCCTCGCAGGCGCATTGGGTCAGAAAACGACCTTCCTCGACGAAGAGACCGTCGAACTCAAGACCATTCAAACCTATATCCTGGAGGTCCGACCTTCTCTTTCCAAAGAGTCACTCCAAAGGCTCTCCCAGGTGATTCTCCAAGAATCCAGAAGATTGGAGCTCGAATCCTGCACATTTCGTTGCTCCGACAGCGATAAGGTAAGCCTTCTCATCGGGCTGATTCATCTTGAATCCGAATTCAAAGCAACGGCTCGCTCCCCGAAGGGTGCGCGCGGATTTATGCAAATCATGCCGAGCACAGCATCATGGCTTTCCAAAAAGGAAGGATGGAAAACGTCCGAAGAAGATCTCCACAAACCGGAAGTGAACATTCACTTGGGTGTTTCCTATCTAAACGATCTTTTGGAACAGAGAAAGGGAAACACGGAAAAAGCCCTCCTCTCCTATAACGCCGGACCGGCCGCGGTCGATCGTTGGGGCGGGGTTCCAGAATACAATCAGATCATCCTCTCGAACCAATCCCGTTATTTAGAATTGAGAGAAGAAGTCGCAAACAATCTTCGTTAG
- a CDS encoding SDR family oxidoreductase, with protein MKRKTILITGCSSGIGKAAAKHFQKKGWNVIATMRNPENEKELQNLPNLICLPLDVTRSETIQKAIQDGIKHFGDIDVLVNNAGYGLVGPFEGASEEQIRRQFDTNVFGAMDVIRNILPHFRKNKKGNIVNVASMGGRITFPLYSLYHATKWALEGFTESLQYELKPFGIRVKLIEPGAIATDFIGRSSDSTLENSPEEYKQFANAVFQNMEKAMMTSSSEAVAKVIYKAANSSSGRLRYVIGMDAKSLLGLRKFLSDGVLFGIMKLALLSSTKKAA; from the coding sequence ATGAAACGAAAAACCATATTGATCACCGGATGTTCTTCCGGAATCGGAAAAGCCGCCGCCAAACACTTTCAGAAAAAAGGTTGGAACGTAATCGCAACGATGAGAAATCCCGAGAATGAAAAGGAACTTCAGAATCTTCCGAATCTAATCTGTCTTCCTTTGGACGTGACAAGATCGGAAACGATTCAAAAGGCGATCCAAGACGGAATCAAACATTTTGGTGATATCGACGTCCTAGTAAACAATGCGGGCTACGGACTTGTTGGACCGTTCGAAGGAGCCAGCGAGGAACAGATCCGGAGACAGTTCGATACAAATGTTTTCGGAGCGATGGATGTGATTCGAAATATTCTTCCTCATTTTCGGAAGAATAAAAAAGGCAACATCGTCAACGTCGCATCCATGGGAGGAAGAATCACCTTCCCTCTTTATAGCCTCTACCACGCAACCAAATGGGCCTTGGAAGGATTCACGGAATCTCTTCAATACGAGCTCAAACCTTTCGGAATCAGAGTGAAACTCATAGAACCTGGAGCGATTGCGACGGACTTTATAGGCCGATCTTCGGATTCTACATTAGAAAATTCTCCGGAAGAATACAAACAATTCGCGAACGCGGTCTTCCAAAATATGGAGAAAGCGATGATGACAAGTTCTTCCGAGGCGGTCGCAAAAGTGATCTATAAAGCCGCGAATAGTTCTTCGGGACGTCTTCGTTATGTGATCGGAATGGACGCAAAGTCCCTTTTAGGATTGCGTAAATTTCTTTCCGACGGAGTCTTATTCGGAATTATGAAATTGGCATTATTGAGTTCCACTAAAAAAGCCGCTTAA
- a CDS encoding 6-carboxytetrahydropterin synthase: MFFEETGRFYIRIEERFESSHYLYRYFPDGSDEPIHGHSWKVELFLSGKKNIGEDGISFDFLTSKQKLKELVAKLDHILINDLEEFKKINPTSENIARWFYHYLKESVHSAGGKVDQIVIHEGPENLAYFEPTSSS; encoded by the coding sequence ATGTTTTTTGAAGAAACCGGAAGATTTTACATTCGTATCGAGGAAAGATTTGAATCCTCACATTACCTTTATCGGTATTTTCCGGACGGATCGGACGAACCGATCCACGGTCATTCCTGGAAAGTGGAACTCTTTCTCTCCGGAAAAAAGAACATCGGCGAAGACGGGATTAGCTTTGATTTCCTTACTTCCAAACAAAAGCTCAAAGAACTTGTTGCAAAGCTTGATCATATTCTTATCAACGATTTGGAAGAATTTAAGAAGATCAATCCAACTTCGGAGAACATCGCCCGCTGGTTCTACCACTATCTCAAAGAAAGTGTTCACTCTGCCGGAGGCAAGGTCGATCAAATCGTGATCCACGAAGGACCTGAAAACCTCGCGTATTTCGAGCCAACATCCTCCTCGTAA
- the mreD gene encoding rod shape-determining protein MreD encodes MILEKLVIAVGILIAHFLNGSNLFEIGSAIKPDFMILLVLFFALRRGPLYGLWIGFFGGLLTDSGLGGEITSGNVVAYKIGLHSLTFCLIGYLVGKFARSAYHENYLSITIYSLLITFITRVATYYLFSLFFHENMSYSLFFTSIFNALIAPAFFYALTWIYQLDHMGDA; translated from the coding sequence ATGATCTTAGAAAAACTCGTAATCGCGGTCGGAATTCTCATCGCGCACTTCTTAAACGGATCGAATCTTTTCGAAATCGGATCCGCGATCAAACCGGACTTCATGATTCTTCTTGTGCTTTTTTTTGCGCTGAGAAGGGGACCGCTCTACGGTCTTTGGATCGGATTTTTCGGAGGACTTTTGACGGACTCGGGGCTCGGAGGCGAAATCACTTCGGGGAACGTGGTCGCCTACAAGATCGGGCTTCATTCTTTGACGTTTTGTCTGATCGGATATTTGGTCGGAAAGTTTGCGCGTTCCGCGTATCATGAGAATTATCTTTCGATCACAATCTATTCTTTGCTCATCACGTTTATCACGAGAGTTGCGACGTATTATCTATTCTCCCTTTTCTTTCATGAGAATATGAGTTATTCCTTATTTTTCACTTCGATCTTCAACGCGCTCATCGCGCCGGCTTTTTTCTACGCTCTCACTTGGATCTATCAGTTGGATCACATGGGGGACGCGTAA
- a CDS encoding MBL fold metallo-hydrolase, translating to MFGNRIQKVSFASLILLLGFTSLVLLQTACLSSFGGTPEGKRKERMQTSKMYKDGKFENDPFVPMLVSGSYSDMIWRQLFGGEVRTPPSSIPVVYPTVKNFSETPAPGLRAIWFGHASVLVEIDGIRIFTDPVFSNKVSPFTSIGPERFFPPPIALEDLPKIDAVVISHDHYDHLDMLTAKLLASRGTKYFVPLGIGAHLERWGVPENQIVELDWWEKGKVGDVEIVCTPAVHYSGRGLFNGKSTLWSSWSVLGPKNRFFHSGDTGYSSHFLEIGKRLGPFDLSSIKVGAYDVTWEGIHMNPEKAVQAHVDLKSKRMLPVHWGTFNLAIHDWTEPIRRTLEAAKLLNVELVTPKPGETVDGRTSFPSESWWERVK from the coding sequence ATGTTTGGAAATCGAATTCAAAAAGTTTCTTTTGCATCCTTGATTCTTCTTTTGGGATTTACCTCGTTGGTTCTTTTGCAAACCGCTTGTCTGAGCTCTTTCGGAGGAACCCCCGAAGGAAAGAGAAAGGAAAGAATGCAGACTTCCAAAATGTATAAGGACGGTAAGTTCGAAAACGATCCTTTCGTTCCGATGCTCGTTTCCGGTTCTTATTCCGATATGATCTGGAGACAACTTTTCGGAGGAGAAGTGAGAACTCCTCCTTCTTCCATCCCGGTCGTTTATCCGACTGTGAAGAATTTTTCGGAAACTCCGGCTCCCGGACTGAGAGCGATTTGGTTTGGTCACGCGTCCGTCCTCGTAGAAATCGACGGAATCAGAATTTTTACCGATCCCGTTTTTTCGAATAAGGTTTCTCCTTTCACGAGCATCGGACCGGAACGATTCTTCCCACCGCCGATCGCATTGGAGGATCTTCCGAAAATCGACGCGGTCGTGATTTCTCACGATCACTACGATCATCTGGATATGCTTACAGCAAAACTTCTCGCTTCCAGAGGAACCAAATATTTTGTCCCTCTTGGGATCGGCGCACATTTAGAACGTTGGGGTGTTCCGGAAAATCAAATCGTAGAATTGGATTGGTGGGAAAAGGGAAAAGTCGGAGATGTAGAAATTGTGTGCACACCTGCGGTTCACTATTCCGGGAGAGGACTCTTCAATGGAAAGTCAACGCTCTGGTCTTCTTGGAGCGTCCTCGGTCCGAAGAATCGTTTTTTTCATAGCGGGGACACGGGTTATTCTTCTCATTTTTTAGAAATCGGGAAACGTCTCGGACCCTTTGATTTGAGTTCGATCAAGGTCGGAGCGTACGACGTTACTTGGGAAGGAATTCATATGAATCCGGAAAAGGCAGTCCAAGCTCACGTCGATCTCAAATCGAAACGGATGCTCCCCGTTCACTGGGGAACATTCAATTTGGCAATCCACGACTGGACCGAACCGATTCGGAGAACCCTCGAAGCCGCCAAACTTCTCAACGTCGAACTGGTGACTCCAAAACCGGGGGAAACCGTGGACGGAAGAACATCCTTTCCCTCGGAATCCTGGTGGGAAAGAGTGAAATAG
- the rodA gene encoding rod shape-determining protein RodA: protein MKPDKSIEKIDYFLVISVVIVVLCSVLTLYSQEINFEDGPGKWYRQLFYFIIGLVIMYFVSRINYQLLGAYALVIYVFTVFLLMITLIPGIGHLPSGRGARSWLKIGPIGIQASEFAKLSTVILLGQFMVLKEKDMKNIAVLSIPFVIVLVPMVFILLQPDFGTAVSFLPILFTMLFLGGADILHIGSLLTLGGITLMIPMFVEYSRLTLINDITDFLQRTGKTDLLSVVNRLGGKIWLALDGKDLKAANLTPKTLNALREVVDQVVELEGGFFFKIFSNQKLLLTFGGIFLLASLVMVGIRIARGSRTLRQYYIPLGILGISLISAVVVMKTVPFRENQVVRLTAFLNPEEFKQGAGYQLRASKPAVGSGRFFGKGLMNAEMTEGRIPHVPEASTDFIFASWAEQTGFLGSVFLLFFLFSIPLRGLQISYESKDRFGSLLASGIVALLFYHMAINIGIVIGLMPVTGIPLSFMSYGGSHLIMSMTAVGIILSIKSRKHAN, encoded by the coding sequence TTGAAGCCAGATAAGTCCATAGAAAAGATCGATTACTTTTTGGTGATCTCGGTCGTGATCGTAGTTCTTTGTAGTGTGTTGACCTTGTATAGTCAGGAGATCAATTTCGAAGACGGACCGGGAAAGTGGTATAGACAGCTTTTTTATTTTATCATCGGTCTTGTGATCATGTATTTCGTATCTCGGATCAACTATCAGTTATTAGGCGCATATGCCCTTGTGATCTACGTTTTCACCGTGTTTCTTTTGATGATCACTCTGATTCCGGGAATTGGTCACTTGCCTTCGGGAAGGGGAGCGCGTTCCTGGTTGAAGATAGGACCGATCGGGATCCAGGCTTCCGAGTTTGCGAAGTTATCCACGGTGATTCTTCTGGGACAGTTTATGGTTCTAAAAGAGAAGGATATGAAGAATATTGCGGTTCTTTCGATTCCGTTCGTGATCGTGCTCGTTCCGATGGTTTTTATTCTTCTGCAACCTGACTTTGGAACCGCCGTTTCCTTTTTGCCGATTCTTTTTACGATGCTCTTTCTCGGAGGAGCGGACATCCTTCACATCGGATCTCTTTTGACGTTAGGCGGAATTACGCTCATGATTCCTATGTTCGTGGAATATTCCAGGCTGACCCTGATCAACGATATCACCGACTTCTTACAAAGGACTGGAAAGACCGATCTTTTATCGGTGGTCAACCGCCTCGGAGGAAAGATCTGGCTCGCGCTCGACGGAAAAGATCTGAAGGCCGCGAATCTCACACCGAAGACGTTAAACGCACTTCGAGAAGTGGTGGATCAGGTTGTGGAACTGGAAGGTGGATTTTTCTTTAAGATATTTTCCAATCAGAAATTGCTCTTAACCTTTGGAGGAATCTTTCTACTCGCAAGTCTTGTGATGGTGGGAATCCGGATCGCGAGAGGAAGTCGAACATTAAGACAATATTATATTCCTCTTGGGATCTTGGGGATCAGTCTGATTTCTGCCGTTGTCGTGATGAAGACCGTTCCCTTCCGAGAAAACCAGGTCGTCCGATTGACCGCATTCTTAAATCCCGAAGAATTCAAACAAGGCGCCGGTTATCAACTGCGCGCGTCCAAACCCGCAGTCGGTTCCGGAAGATTTTTTGGAAAAGGACTGATGAACGCCGAGATGACGGAAGGAAGAATTCCTCACGTTCCCGAGGCAAGCACGGATTTTATCTTCGCGTCTTGGGCGGAACAAACCGGATTTTTGGGATCGGTGTTTTTGTTATTCTTTTTATTTTCGATACCGTTACGCGGTCTTCAGATCAGTTATGAAAGTAAGGACCGTTTCGGATCTCTTCTTGCATCCGGAATCGTTGCCCTTCTTTTTTATCACATGGCGATCAATATCGGAATCGTCATTGGACTCATGCCTGTGACCGGAATTCCTTTGTCGTTTATGAGTTACGGAGGATCACACTTGATCATGTCCATGACGGCGGTGGGAATTATTCTTTCGATCAAAAGTCGCAAACACGCAAACTGA
- the mrdA gene encoding penicillin-binding protein 2, giving the protein MLGGAQSATEYRLERNFRVRLYIFSGLVVFTLAAFIFQLFNLQIFNGTDNALKAEKFVRKSEIMPAARGQMFDRNFLTPETSMALVSNYSSLDAILNTSLFKYDPATVKAFIHEFARTLSIPISYYEDELIEPRFSRNLKSKKPIVLLEGITTAQQERISVFDNISKYIILLPSPRRIYKMGPALAHVTGYIGKPTRDDLVTGEIKSYQFLGKNGLELEYDSELRGLDGFRIQKRSSEGNIEEERVVEHSSPGNNLVLTIDKDIQIAAHKALKGSRGTAIAIKVATGEILAMASNPSYDPNILSGKNKADRTSHFKRVKDNGGFLNLAIQSKFPPASTYKTLVALAALESQHKIGYTPETSYSCNGSFVLKSTFAGVPDQVFMCWEKGGHGTNDLAHALQKSCSVYFYNLGYKLGSDAILNYSRLFGLDSKSKVDLPGEITGFVPSSAWKKRTYGTKWFDGDTINLSIGQGFISSTPMGMAMFYMGLLNRGQIYQPYVVSEIRDPVDNSIINRTTPQILKDIPINQSSVEAIKEGLKLVVKSGTAAYVLNKPFLPDIAGKTGTAQTRRRGASGSNHAWFVGYAPANAPASEQVLIVVFVEYGVGGAAGAAPVAREMFHAAFPPGTFKKSQDVAPPSSPTVGQEGPLEAR; this is encoded by the coding sequence TTGTTAGGCGGCGCTCAGTCCGCGACGGAATACCGTCTGGAGAGAAATTTCCGCGTTCGATTGTATATCTTTTCGGGGCTCGTGGTTTTCACGTTAGCCGCGTTTATCTTTCAACTATTCAATCTTCAGATTTTCAACGGAACGGATAACGCTCTCAAGGCGGAGAAGTTCGTAAGAAAGAGCGAGATTATGCCGGCCGCGCGGGGACAAATGTTCGATCGAAACTTTCTCACGCCGGAAACTTCGATGGCGCTCGTTTCCAATTATTCTTCTTTGGATGCGATTCTAAACACTTCGCTTTTCAAATACGATCCTGCGACGGTAAAAGCGTTTATCCACGAATTCGCGAGAACCCTTTCGATTCCGATCTCCTATTACGAAGACGAACTCATCGAACCTAGATTCTCCAGAAACCTAAAGTCGAAAAAGCCGATCGTTCTTTTGGAAGGAATCACAACCGCTCAACAGGAAAGAATATCAGTATTCGATAATATATCCAAATACATCATTCTTCTTCCGTCTCCAAGAAGAATCTACAAGATGGGGCCCGCTCTTGCACACGTGACGGGTTATATCGGAAAACCGACTCGGGACGATCTTGTCACCGGCGAAATCAAATCGTATCAGTTCCTCGGGAAGAACGGCTTGGAATTGGAATACGATTCCGAACTCAGAGGTCTCGACGGCTTTCGAATCCAGAAACGAAGCTCCGAAGGGAATATCGAGGAAGAAAGGGTCGTAGAACATTCTTCTCCCGGAAATAATTTGGTTCTTACGATTGATAAGGATATTCAGATCGCCGCGCACAAGGCTCTCAAAGGAAGTAGGGGAACGGCGATCGCGATCAAGGTCGCCACGGGAGAAATTCTCGCGATGGCTTCCAATCCGAGTTACGATCCGAACATTCTTTCCGGAAAAAACAAAGCCGATCGAACCAGTCATTTCAAAAGGGTCAAGGACAACGGCGGTTTTTTGAATCTTGCGATTCAATCTAAGTTTCCTCCCGCATCGACGTATAAGACGTTAGTCGCACTTGCGGCTTTGGAAAGCCAACACAAGATCGGATATACTCCCGAGACTTCCTACTCTTGTAACGGAAGTTTTGTTTTGAAGTCGACCTTTGCCGGAGTTCCCGATCAGGTTTTTATGTGTTGGGAAAAGGGCGGTCACGGGACGAACGATCTCGCACACGCTCTTCAGAAATCTTGTTCGGTTTATTTTTACAATCTCGGATACAAACTCGGGTCGGACGCGATTCTAAACTACTCCAGACTTTTCGGATTGGATAGTAAGTCCAAAGTAGATCTTCCCGGAGAGATTACCGGTTTTGTTCCTTCTTCGGCTTGGAAGAAGAGAACGTATGGAACGAAATGGTTCGACGGGGATACGATCAACTTGTCGATCGGACAAGGATTCATTTCTTCTACTCCGATGGGGATGGCGATGTTCTATATGGGACTTCTCAACCGAGGACAGATTTATCAGCCGTATGTCGTGAGTGAAATTCGGGATCCGGTGGATAACTCGATCATCAATCGGACGACTCCTCAGATCTTAAAGGACATTCCGATCAATCAATCTTCGGTGGAAGCGATCAAAGAAGGATTGAAACTCGTCGTCAAAAGTGGAACGGCGGCTTACGTGTTGAACAAACCGTTTCTACCGGACATCGCCGGAAAAACCGGAACGGCTCAGACCAGAAGAAGAGGCGCTTCCGGATCCAACCACGCTTGGTTTGTGGGTTACGCGCCCGCGAACGCCCCTGCCAGCGAACAAGTGTTAATCGTAGTTTTCGTTGAATACGGAGTCGGTGGAGCCGCAGGTGCCGCGCCCGTCGCGAGAGAAATGTTTCACGCGGCGTTTCCTCCTGGAACGTTCAAAAAATCGCAGGACGTAGCTCCGCCTTCTTCGCCGACGGTAGGACAGGAGGGACCTCTTGAAGCCAGATAA